One segment of bacterium DNA contains the following:
- a CDS encoding DUF5009 domain-containing protein yields the protein MQKPFSGIPGGRIVSIDALRGFDMFLIIGGGTVISGFLSLSGSPAAQAIQHQMHHPEWSGFTAWDLIFPLFLFIVGAALPFSLSKRIERGESRKTLFFHVLKRALVLYFFGMLIEAGRIDELGGLRYTGVLHRIAVCYLFASVIVMNTGIRGQAAWAGSLIVGYWIAMTWIPVPGHGAGIFTPEGNLASYIDRHFLPGALRQELIDNEGILSTFPAVGTTLLGVLSGHWLRSPLTGNRKVAGLCIAGIAGIVLGLLWNMVFPINKLIWTSSFVALTGGMSMILLAVFYWLIDVRGYRTWAFPFVVIGMNALTIYVAGALFDFGRIVTVFTYEFADNLGNLKPLFEECSVLAVKWLFLYYLYRKKIFLKA from the coding sequence TTGCAGAAGCCTTTTTCGGGAATTCCCGGGGGGCGAATCGTTTCGATCGATGCTCTCCGCGGTTTCGACATGTTCTTGATAATCGGCGGGGGAACGGTGATCAGCGGTTTCCTGTCATTGTCCGGCTCCCCTGCTGCACAGGCGATTCAGCATCAGATGCACCACCCCGAATGGTCAGGCTTTACCGCGTGGGACCTCATTTTCCCGCTTTTTCTGTTCATCGTCGGCGCGGCTCTTCCGTTTTCCCTGTCGAAGCGGATTGAGCGGGGCGAATCACGGAAAACGCTCTTTTTCCATGTCCTGAAGCGGGCGCTCGTACTGTACTTCTTCGGGATGCTCATCGAAGCCGGACGTATCGATGAACTCGGTGGACTGCGTTATACCGGCGTTCTTCACCGCATTGCAGTCTGCTACCTTTTTGCCTCGGTCATAGTCATGAACACGGGCATTCGTGGTCAGGCGGCCTGGGCCGGATCGCTCATTGTCGGATACTGGATCGCCATGACATGGATACCCGTTCCCGGTCACGGCGCAGGGATTTTCACCCCGGAAGGCAACCTTGCGAGCTATATCGACCGTCACTTTCTCCCCGGCGCGCTCCGTCAGGAGCTGATTGACAATGAGGGCATCCTGAGCACGTTCCCGGCGGTGGGGACAACCCTGCTCGGTGTGCTGAGCGGGCACTGGCTCAGATCGCCGCTCACCGGAAACCGAAAGGTCGCCGGGCTCTGCATCGCCGGAATTGCAGGCATTGTTCTGGGACTCCTGTGGAACATGGTTTTCCCCATCAACAAGCTTATCTGGACGAGCTCCTTTGTTGCCCTCACCGGGGGGATGAGCATGATTCTTCTCGCGGTCTTTTACTGGCTGATCGATGTCCGGGGATACCGTACATGGGCCTTCCCGTTCGTGGTCATCGGGATGAACGCCCTGACCATCTATGTGGCGGGAGCGCTCTTCGATTTCGGGAGGATCGTCACCGTATTCACCTACGAATTCGCCGACAATCTCGGAAATCTGAAGCCTCTGTTCGAGGAATGCAGTGTCCTTGCCGTAAAATGGCTGTTTCTCTATTACCTCTACAGGAAAAAGATATTTCTGAAGGCATGA
- a CDS encoding CocE/NonD family hydrolase: MKARIGFTSLLIVSLLFVSFIPVPFAAELSQPTYKVIEELDVKVTMRDGIRLSTNIYRPDAEGKFPVLLTRTPYGNGGAGNGGGHYWAERGYVTIIQDTRGRFESEGLFYPVVFEADDGLDTQRWVSEQPWCNGKIGTFGGSYVGMTQWMPALKGSQYVTAMFTTVPYTENYTVAFQNGALRQRLFTEWYTMMTAPYNIDSKDFMNTASDRVDRFLPRIDQDTQTGWRLPYTRDVLGHPEDDSYWEPIRFEGHYRNIRSAIYIVAGWYDLFTGQNLKNYREMTAPAIPGDIRSKQRIIVGPWGHGTWSGSKIGDLDFGSDAVPDMNGLMLRWFDYHLKGINTGIMDDPPVRIFVMGDNIWRFEKEWPLARTKFTRYYFHGNGSANTKDGDGVLALKVPGNEPPDRFLYDPDDPVPSAPDSGTFSDFRYYPTDHGALEERNDILVYTTPPLQKDTEVTGPVEVILNAASSAVNTDFTGKLLDVYPDGKAIYLCDGIIRASFRDGPTNTSAIEPGRVYEYHLDLWATSNVFKKGHRIRVEISSSNFPRFDRNLNTGKNFATETEWVKAEQTVYHDAHNPSCIVLPIIPR, encoded by the coding sequence ATGAAAGCTCGTATCGGCTTTACATCGCTTCTCATTGTATCGCTGCTGTTTGTTTCGTTTATACCGGTCCCCTTTGCCGCTGAACTCTCCCAGCCGACGTACAAGGTCATCGAGGAACTGGATGTCAAGGTGACAATGCGGGATGGCATACGTCTTTCGACAAACATCTATCGGCCGGATGCCGAAGGAAAATTCCCTGTTCTATTGACTCGCACACCCTATGGAAACGGCGGTGCGGGCAATGGAGGCGGCCATTACTGGGCTGAGCGGGGATATGTGACAATTATCCAGGATACCCGGGGAAGGTTCGAGTCCGAGGGGCTGTTCTATCCGGTTGTTTTCGAAGCGGACGACGGGCTCGACACACAGAGGTGGGTCTCGGAGCAACCGTGGTGCAACGGTAAAATCGGCACGTTTGGAGGGTCATATGTCGGTATGACACAGTGGATGCCGGCGCTCAAAGGGTCGCAGTACGTTACGGCGATGTTCACTACGGTCCCCTATACCGAGAACTATACGGTCGCTTTCCAGAACGGGGCTTTAAGACAACGGCTGTTTACCGAGTGGTATACGATGATGACCGCGCCGTATAACATCGATTCCAAAGACTTCATGAATACTGCAAGCGACAGGGTCGACCGGTTTCTTCCGCGTATAGACCAGGATACGCAGACCGGATGGCGTCTGCCGTATACCCGTGATGTCCTCGGCCATCCCGAGGATGATTCCTACTGGGAGCCGATCAGGTTCGAAGGACATTACCGGAATATCCGCTCTGCAATTTATATTGTAGCCGGATGGTATGATCTGTTCACCGGCCAGAACCTGAAAAACTATAGGGAGATGACAGCACCCGCAATCCCCGGGGATATCCGCTCGAAGCAAAGAATTATTGTCGGCCCGTGGGGACATGGGACATGGAGCGGCAGCAAAATCGGCGATCTGGATTTCGGCAGCGACGCTGTCCCCGATATGAACGGGCTGATGCTGCGATGGTTCGATTATCACCTCAAGGGGATCAATACAGGGATTATGGACGATCCGCCGGTCCGGATTTTTGTCATGGGCGACAACATCTGGCGCTTCGAGAAGGAGTGGCCGCTCGCCCGGACAAAGTTCACACGCTATTACTTTCACGGCAATGGAAGCGCCAACACGAAGGACGGCGACGGTGTGCTGGCCCTCAAGGTCCCCGGCAACGAACCCCCGGATCGTTTCCTGTACGATCCCGACGATCCCGTTCCCTCGGCGCCGGACAGCGGCACATTCAGCGATTTCAGATATTATCCGACCGATCACGGCGCGCTCGAAGAACGTAACGACATCCTGGTGTATACCACCCCCCCGCTGCAAAAAGATACCGAAGTCACCGGCCCCGTCGAGGTCATTCTCAATGCGGCCAGCTCTGCGGTCAATACCGATTTCACGGGGAAGCTCCTCGATGTCTATCCTGACGGGAAGGCGATCTATCTCTGCGACGGCATCATCCGCGCCAGTTTCCGTGATGGGCCGACGAATACCTCCGCAATCGAGCCCGGCAGGGTTTACGAATATCATTTGGATCTCTGGGCAACGAGCAATGTCTTCAAAAAAGGGCACCGTATTCGTGTGGAAATTTCGAGCAGCAATTTCCCCCGTTTCGACCGGAACCTGAATACCGGCAAAAACTTCGCCACCGAAACGGAATGGGTGAAAGCGGAGCAGACAGTCTATCACGATGCACACAATCCGTCGTGTATCGTGCTGCCGATAATACCCCGGTAA
- a CDS encoding GDP-mannose 4,6-dehydratase, whose protein sequence is MTGGAGFLGSHLAEAHLKRGDKVIIVDLISKENDYKIAHLLNNKNLKMYRGSITDKDLIDKVVWECDLCYHFAALVGVQHYVANPHDVIDVNVNGTMLVMNLAYKYEKKMVFASTSEVYGRSLDIPFSEDGDRVLGPTKIDRWCYSTSKAIGEHYAFALAQKGLRMVILRFFNVYGPRLDSIESGRVASIFIGQLLRNKPLTVIGDGAQTRCYTYIDDAIRGIIMAAENPAAEGEVLNLGTDVETSVMELARLLVGLYGKGEIVSITHEEMYGLSYEDIPRRVPDVSKAKKLLGFEATTPIHEGMKKTLDWFIRYFESHEKHV, encoded by the coding sequence ATTACCGGTGGTGCCGGTTTTCTCGGTTCTCATCTTGCCGAAGCCCATCTCAAGCGCGGCGACAAGGTCATCATCGTTGACCTGATTTCAAAGGAGAACGACTATAAAATTGCGCACCTCCTCAATAACAAAAATCTGAAGATGTACCGCGGCAGCATCACCGACAAGGACCTCATCGACAAGGTCGTATGGGAGTGCGATCTGTGCTATCACTTTGCCGCGCTTGTGGGGGTTCAGCATTATGTCGCCAATCCCCATGATGTTATCGATGTCAATGTGAACGGCACGATGCTGGTGATGAACCTCGCGTACAAGTATGAAAAAAAGATGGTTTTTGCCTCCACGAGCGAAGTATACGGACGGTCGCTCGATATACCGTTCAGCGAGGACGGCGATCGTGTTCTCGGCCCTACCAAGATTGACCGCTGGTGTTATTCCACATCGAAGGCCATCGGAGAACACTATGCATTCGCCCTTGCCCAGAAGGGACTCCGCATGGTTATCCTCAGATTCTTCAATGTGTACGGGCCGAGGCTCGATTCCATCGAATCGGGGAGAGTCGCATCGATTTTCATCGGGCAGCTTCTCAGAAACAAACCGCTCACGGTTATCGGGGATGGCGCGCAGACACGGTGTTATACCTACATCGACGATGCGATTCGCGGAATAATCATGGCGGCTGAAAATCCCGCCGCCGAGGGGGAAGTCCTGAATCTGGGCACCGATGTCGAGACATCGGTAATGGAGCTTGCCCGGCTCCTTGTCGGGCTGTACGGCAAGGGCGAGATCGTTTCCATCACTCATGAAGAAATGTACGGGCTGAGTTACGAAGACATTCCCCGCAGAGTGCCCGATGTCAGCAAAGCAAAAAAATTACTGGGATTCGAGGCCACCACGCCAATCCATGAAGGCATGAAAAAAACCCTGGACTGGTTTATCCGTTATTTTGAATCGCATGAAAAACACGTTTAA
- a CDS encoding aminotransferase class I/II-fold pyridoxal phosphate-dependent enzyme, with product MKNTFNVRSDILPFSRPFFDHREEEAVLRVLRSGWITTGPETAAFEEEFRSMVGARYAAAVTSGTAGLYITLKSLGIGPGDEVIVPSLTWPATANVVETAGATTVFCDVDYDTVCATAETIAPKITGRTRAVIVVHFGGLACDLDPILDLAGNRNITVIEDAAHAAGAQYKGVPIGRPHGAVACFSMHPIKNITSAEGGMLTCHDGELYRRIGLHKFHGISRDAWKRYGGDDLPLYDLEFPALKFNLPDILSAIGRVQLSKLETSNRRRRELAEMYLEQFSGVSELDLPATGSCPDEHAWHLFPVKVNESSGLSRNEFMRRLLERNVRTGLHFLAVHTLKYYLEKYHVPDCKNAEKIGDRILSLPLFPGMSDSDVRYVCAAVMDCFGK from the coding sequence ATGAAAAACACGTTTAACGTACGTTCCGACATCCTGCCGTTCAGCAGACCTTTCTTCGATCATCGGGAAGAGGAAGCTGTTCTCAGGGTTTTACGATCCGGCTGGATTACTACCGGCCCCGAAACCGCCGCGTTCGAAGAAGAATTCAGGTCGATGGTCGGGGCCCGTTATGCAGCCGCTGTAACATCGGGTACCGCCGGCTTATATATCACGCTGAAAAGTCTGGGCATCGGTCCCGGGGACGAAGTGATCGTTCCGTCTCTCACCTGGCCCGCAACGGCGAATGTGGTCGAGACAGCCGGGGCAACAACGGTCTTCTGTGATGTCGATTATGATACGGTCTGCGCGACCGCCGAAACCATCGCGCCTAAAATCACCGGCAGAACCCGGGCGGTGATCGTCGTCCACTTCGGTGGGCTTGCCTGCGATCTCGATCCGATTCTCGATCTCGCGGGGAACAGGAATATCACGGTTATCGAGGACGCGGCTCATGCGGCAGGAGCACAGTACAAGGGCGTTCCCATTGGCCGTCCTCACGGCGCCGTTGCCTGTTTCAGCATGCACCCCATCAAAAACATAACCTCGGCCGAAGGCGGGATGCTTACCTGTCATGACGGAGAATTGTACAGGCGGATAGGCCTTCATAAATTCCACGGCATTTCCCGCGACGCATGGAAACGGTACGGCGGGGACGACCTGCCGCTGTACGACCTTGAATTTCCGGCGCTCAAGTTCAATCTCCCCGATATCCTCAGCGCCATAGGACGTGTCCAGCTTTCCAAACTCGAAACATCCAACCGGCGGAGGCGGGAGCTTGCCGAGATGTATCTCGAGCAGTTCTCCGGAGTGTCAGAACTCGATCTTCCCGCCACCGGCTCTTGTCCTGATGAACATGCATGGCATCTTTTTCCGGTCAAGGTCAACGAAAGCTCCGGTCTGAGCAGAAATGAATTCATGAGACGTCTGCTGGAAAGAAATGTACGGACCGGCCTCCATTTCCTTGCCGTACACACCCTGAAGTATTATCTTGAAAAATATCATGTGCCGGATTGTAAAAACGCCGAAAAGATCGGCGACCGTATTCTCTCGTTGCCGCTGTTTCCGGGAATGAGCGACAGTGATGTACGGTACGTGTGCGCGGCGGTCATGGATTGTTTCGGGAAATGA
- a CDS encoding radical SAM protein encodes MNRSGLEKARQTLPDEDYPFPRYVIVEPTNICNLNCIMCPSSSQTRPRGIMELALFKKIIDEIVEKSPGTYIWPAIMGEALMAGDRFFEMMEYAAAKGARIVLNTNAVLFTEQTIDRIGKLNLTEIIVGIDAFTRETYDKIRCGGDFDRVVSNVRKMLAQRWEHTRVTVQFIVQELNEHEEKAFRSFWLDRGAAVKIRQKLGWGRGVEAANLIIPQEARDMPCPWLLRTLSIHWDGTIVQCDGDWNAEHPAGTIRNESIESVWKNELARRRARHRALDFDFEPCSKCDDWQAGLSDFYFPDDPGLPAVQREPIGARA; translated from the coding sequence ATGAACAGATCAGGACTTGAAAAAGCCCGCCAGACACTGCCCGATGAAGATTACCCTTTTCCACGGTATGTCATCGTCGAGCCGACGAATATCTGTAACCTGAACTGCATTATGTGTCCCTCATCCTCACAGACACGGCCCCGTGGAATCATGGAGCTCGCCCTCTTCAAAAAAATTATCGACGAGATCGTGGAAAAAAGTCCCGGGACATATATCTGGCCCGCCATCATGGGCGAGGCGCTCATGGCCGGGGATCGGTTCTTTGAAATGATGGAATATGCGGCGGCAAAGGGAGCACGGATCGTGCTGAATACCAATGCCGTGTTATTCACGGAACAGACCATCGACCGCATCGGTAAACTGAACCTTACGGAAATAATAGTCGGGATCGATGCATTTACCCGTGAGACCTACGACAAAATCCGGTGCGGGGGTGATTTCGACCGTGTCGTATCGAACGTGCGGAAGATGCTTGCGCAGCGGTGGGAACATACGAGAGTAACCGTACAGTTCATCGTGCAGGAACTCAACGAGCATGAGGAAAAAGCATTCAGGTCCTTCTGGCTTGACCGGGGCGCGGCGGTGAAAATCCGTCAGAAACTCGGCTGGGGCAGGGGTGTCGAAGCCGCAAACCTGATCATTCCCCAGGAAGCCCGCGATATGCCGTGCCCCTGGCTCCTGCGAACGCTCAGTATCCACTGGGACGGCACCATCGTGCAGTGTGACGGCGACTGGAACGCCGAGCATCCGGCGGGAACTATCCGTAACGAGTCGATAGAATCTGTCTGGAAAAACGAGCTTGCCAGACGCCGCGCCCGTCACCGCGCCCTCGATTTTGACTTCGAACCCTGCTCGAAGTGCGACGACTGGCAGGCGGGATTGTCCGATTTTTATTTCCCGGACGATCCCGGACTCCCCGCCGTGCAGCGTGAACCCATAGGAGCCCGCGCATGA
- a CDS encoding GNAT family N-acetyltransferase, translating into MNDNKTPENTPHDSAIMQGGIVRLRAIGHHDLDMLRIWVNSESVRKGLNKIMPVTPEGHEMWFENLKTDKNKVGFAIEAVENNRLAGAVFINEIDPYNRRAMITIFIGDESERGRGYGGEAVKLAVRYGFNFLNLNRIGLLVAVDNIAAVRCYEGCGFKQEGIARSYFYFDGVYRDVVSMAVLRDEFGEPT; encoded by the coding sequence ATGAACGATAACAAAACACCGGAAAACACCCCCCATGATTCGGCCATCATGCAGGGCGGCATAGTCCGTCTCCGGGCCATCGGCCACCATGACCTCGACATGCTGAGGATATGGGTCAACAGCGAAAGTGTCCGTAAGGGGCTTAACAAGATAATGCCGGTCACCCCCGAAGGGCACGAGATGTGGTTCGAAAACCTGAAAACGGACAAAAACAAGGTGGGTTTCGCCATCGAAGCCGTCGAAAACAACCGTCTGGCGGGCGCGGTTTTCATCAATGAAATCGATCCGTACAACAGGCGGGCTATGATCACGATTTTTATCGGCGATGAGAGCGAGCGAGGCAGAGGGTACGGCGGCGAGGCGGTGAAACTTGCAGTCCGGTACGGATTCAACTTCCTGAATCTCAACAGGATAGGCCTGCTTGTCGCTGTTGACAATATCGCTGCTGTCCGCTGTTATGAGGGATGCGGATTCAAGCAGGAAGGAATAGCGAGGAGTTATTTCTACTTCGACGGCGTCTACCGCGATGTGGTGAGCATGGCGGTTCTCCGCGACGAATTTGGAGAGCCGACATAG
- a CDS encoding radical SAM protein has translation MKTGSETFPLMVLPQVSNVCNSNCVHCWFAENPKLRQRDGVRFMRGQLLRKIIDEIAAHTDPKPLMRITGAGEPFLMPGLTDILVYAAGEKNVRVGVITNGSLLTPDISHRLIDAGVEALEISADASDRESYERIRRGLSFDVLLGNIGSMLDYRDKTGGKTKIIVSFVENPDEIDPDAVEDYWRKKVDNVIRRKYLTYGQISEDKYSAETYLPPENRVPCPYPFERMVILASGYVTFCNFDVADSLYMGNVNSRTIGEIWRSEKFEALRALILGGRYEEMPLCAKCNDWKYKSWKYNYFKVLNDTETNEQ, from the coding sequence ATGAAAACGGGCTCGGAGACATTCCCGCTCATGGTTCTTCCGCAGGTATCCAATGTCTGCAATTCGAACTGTGTCCACTGCTGGTTCGCCGAGAATCCGAAGCTCAGGCAGCGTGACGGGGTCAGATTCATGCGCGGGCAGCTGCTGCGGAAGATCATCGATGAAATCGCCGCGCACACCGATCCGAAACCGCTGATGCGGATTACCGGGGCCGGGGAACCGTTCCTCATGCCCGGGCTGACCGATATCCTCGTCTATGCCGCGGGAGAGAAAAACGTAAGGGTCGGCGTCATTACGAATGGTTCGCTCCTGACACCGGACATTTCCCACCGGCTGATCGATGCCGGTGTCGAAGCGCTGGAAATTTCGGCTGATGCATCCGACCGGGAATCGTACGAACGTATCCGGCGGGGTCTCAGCTTCGATGTTCTTCTCGGAAATATCGGCTCCATGCTCGACTATCGCGATAAAACCGGCGGCAAAACGAAAATAATCGTCAGTTTTGTCGAGAATCCCGATGAGATAGACCCGGATGCCGTCGAGGATTACTGGCGAAAGAAAGTCGACAACGTTATCCGTCGGAAATATCTGACATACGGGCAGATTTCGGAAGACAAGTATTCGGCGGAAACCTACCTTCCCCCGGAAAACCGGGTGCCCTGCCCTTATCCTTTTGAAAGGATGGTCATACTCGCGAGCGGATACGTCACGTTCTGTAATTTCGATGTAGCCGACAGCCTCTATATGGGGAATGTCAACAGTCGGACTATCGGGGAAATCTGGCGCAGCGAGAAATTCGAAGCCCTGCGCGCTTTAATCCTCGGGGGCAGGTATGAAGAAATGCCCCTCTGCGCAAAGTGCAACGACTGGAAGTACAAGTCATGGAAATACAATTACTTTAAAGTTCTCAACGATACGGAAACCAATGAACAGTAG
- a CDS encoding FAD-dependent oxidoreductase gives MPDGNVAVIGGGPCGCSAAWELARAGYGVTLVEERECPGGMASYLKYGDNIYEFGTHVFHTDRQDLLARIKDLMGAELLEFERGSKIHIKFRGRYFVYPLQGANLLANLSPFLTLKAILSFLGSFIRYDCLRLGAPRNTEDYLIQKFGRVLYEIFFRDYSHKTWGVPCSELDASFGAQRIPRSDIFSLVKSVLSSLGLSRLVDSHPLSESVIGKIYYAESGICRIFEKMAGETESLGGTMLTGASLEKIVVENNRVRSVILRQGEDKRELDTDFVVTTIPLPVLVRCLPDDTPREVLAAGENLRYRSIALTGMLVSKPQVRPGYFTYYQNLTFNRLSEPKNHGLRVAPDNHSLIIAETVCDYDDQAYRGDAEFRRAVTDDLVGEDLVKKHEIAESHHYAWRYAYPIYLTGYRKHLDVILSYLDTIPNIHTTGRNGTFNYVNMHVAMQMGLNSVEPVRSYMGDAAHSAAPGES, from the coding sequence ATGCCGGACGGTAACGTTGCAGTCATCGGAGGCGGGCCGTGCGGCTGTTCCGCAGCATGGGAACTGGCTCGTGCCGGTTACGGGGTAACCCTCGTGGAGGAACGCGAATGTCCGGGCGGGATGGCGTCTTATCTGAAGTACGGCGATAACATTTACGAATTCGGCACCCATGTTTTTCACACCGACCGGCAGGACCTTCTCGCACGCATAAAGGACCTCATGGGAGCGGAACTCCTCGAATTCGAGCGGGGCAGCAAAATCCACATTAAATTCCGCGGACGGTATTTCGTATATCCGCTTCAGGGGGCGAATCTTCTTGCAAATCTTTCCCCCTTTCTGACACTGAAGGCCATACTGAGCTTCCTCGGCTCGTTTATCAGGTATGATTGCCTTCGTCTCGGCGCGCCCCGGAATACGGAAGACTATCTCATTCAGAAATTCGGCAGGGTTCTCTATGAAATCTTTTTCCGGGATTACTCGCATAAAACGTGGGGGGTTCCGTGCAGCGAGCTCGATGCCTCGTTCGGCGCACAGAGGATTCCGCGATCGGACATTTTCAGTCTTGTCAAAAGCGTTCTTTCCTCCCTGGGACTTTCACGGCTTGTCGATTCCCACCCGCTCAGCGAATCGGTGATCGGGAAGATATATTATGCCGAATCGGGCATATGCAGGATTTTCGAAAAAATGGCCGGAGAAACGGAGTCCCTCGGCGGCACGATGCTGACCGGCGCATCCCTCGAAAAAATCGTCGTCGAGAACAACCGCGTCCGCTCGGTCATTCTCAGGCAGGGCGAGGATAAACGGGAACTCGATACCGACTTTGTCGTAACGACGATTCCTCTTCCCGTGCTCGTACGGTGCCTGCCGGACGATACTCCCCGCGAGGTGCTCGCTGCGGGCGAAAATCTCCGCTACCGGTCGATTGCCCTCACCGGGATGCTGGTCTCGAAACCGCAGGTGCGGCCGGGGTATTTCACCTATTATCAGAACCTGACATTCAATCGCCTGTCCGAGCCAAAGAACCACGGCCTCAGGGTTGCACCGGACAACCATTCCCTCATTATCGCCGAGACGGTCTGCGATTATGACGATCAGGCGTATCGCGGCGACGCGGAATTCCGCAGGGCGGTCACCGATGATCTTGTCGGCGAGGACCTCGTGAAAAAACACGAGATAGCCGAATCGCATCACTATGCATGGAGGTATGCTTACCCGATTTATCTTACCGGATACCGGAAACATCTCGATGTCATTCTGAGCTATCTCGATACCATCCCGAACATTCACACCACAGGCAGGAATGGTACATTCAACTATGTCAACATGCATGTTGCCATGCAGATGGGACTGAACAGCGTGGAACCTGTCCGATCGTACATGGGAGACGCCGCTCACAGCGCAGCTCCGGGAGAATCATGA
- a CDS encoding WbqC family protein translates to MTGIGPETHPANPPKRILSILQPGYMPYIGFFELMARCDVFVLYDDVQYDKNSWRNRNRIRVPEGAAWLTVPVITRNLAGQPILDVAVDNTKKWAVKHLRTLVQYYSGTPFFKVYIPFFESLYSRTWEQLFELDSEIITFIKNELGLTTDIVRSSSLSLKGHKTGRIIKICEELGSDAYISTNGAQNYLQDDLFGQAGIALCYQNYECPRYPQAFEGFVSHLSAVDLLFNCGPGSREVMLSTSRCPFNEPGKYRGVG, encoded by the coding sequence ATGACAGGAATCGGCCCCGAAACACATCCGGCAAATCCGCCGAAAAGAATATTATCCATACTCCAGCCCGGATATATGCCGTATATCGGTTTTTTCGAGCTCATGGCGCGCTGCGATGTTTTTGTTCTCTACGATGACGTCCAGTATGACAAGAATTCATGGCGGAACCGCAACCGGATACGGGTTCCGGAAGGCGCGGCATGGCTGACAGTCCCGGTGATCACCAGAAACCTCGCGGGGCAGCCGATTCTCGATGTCGCTGTCGACAATACGAAAAAATGGGCTGTCAAACACCTGAGAACCCTCGTTCAGTATTATTCAGGAACGCCGTTTTTCAAGGTTTACATCCCCTTTTTTGAATCCCTCTATTCAAGGACATGGGAACAGTTGTTCGAGCTCGATTCCGAAATCATTACCTTCATCAAAAACGAGCTGGGGCTCACCACCGACATCGTGCGGTCATCGTCTTTGAGTTTAAAAGGACACAAAACCGGAAGGATAATAAAAATATGTGAGGAACTCGGCAGTGATGCTTATATTTCCACGAACGGTGCGCAAAACTATCTTCAGGATGACCTGTTCGGACAGGCCGGTATCGCGCTCTGTTACCAGAATTACGAATGCCCCCGATATCCACAGGCATTCGAGGGTTTTGTAAGCCATCTTTCGGCGGTCGACCTCCTGTTCAACTGCGGCCCCGGTTCCCGCGAGGTCATGCTCTCAACGAGCAGGTGCCCCTTTAACGAACCGGGAAAATATCGCGGTGTCGGATAA